One segment of Poecile atricapillus isolate bPoeAtr1 chromosome 5, bPoeAtr1.hap1, whole genome shotgun sequence DNA contains the following:
- the CXCR4 gene encoding C-X-C chemokine receptor type 4 produces the protein MDSSLDSLDLSSGLLIELSENGTDEIGSGDYGDYEEPCFQHENADFNRIFLPTIYSIIFLTGIIGNGLVIIVMGYQKKQRSMTDKYRLHLSVADLLFVITLPFWSVDAAISWYFGNVLCKAVHVIYTVNLYSSVLILAFISLDRYLAIVHATSSQRPRKLLAEKVVYVGVWLPALLLTVPDIIFASTSEVEGKYFCDRMYPHENWLISFRFQHILVGLVLPGLIILTCYCIIISKLSQSKGHQKRKALKTTVILILAFFACWLPYYIGISIDTFILLGVIRHRCSLETIVHKWISITEALAFFHCCLNPILYAFLGAKFKTSAQNALTSVSRGSSLKILSKGKRAGHSSVSTESESSSFHSS, from the coding sequence cTGTCATCTGGGTTATTAATTGAACTTTCTGAAAATGGCACAGATGAGATTGGTTCGGGTGACTATGGAGACTATGAAGAGCCATGCTTTCAGCATGAGAATGCCGATTTCAACCGGATCTTCTTGCCAACAATCTACTCCATCATCTTCCTAACCGGAATAATTGGCAATGGATTGGTTATTATTGTTATGGGCTACCAGAAGAAGCAAAGAAGCATGACTGATAAATACAGGCTGCACCTCTCTGTGGCTGACCTCCTTTTTGTCATCACCTTGCCATTCTGGTCTGTGGATGCAGCCATAAGCTGGTACTTCGGGAATGTTCTGTGCAAGGCAGTTCATGTCATTTACACAGTCAACCTCTACAGCAGTGTCTTGATTTTGGCCTTCATAAGTTTAGATCGTTACCTGGCAATAGTCCATGCCACCAGCAGCCAGCGCCCACGAAAGCTGTTGGCTGAGAAGGTGGTGTACGTAGGCGTGTGGCTGCCAGCTTTGCTTCTGACAGTGCCTGATATAATCTTTGCCAGTACCAGTGAAGTAGAAGGAAAGTATTTCTGTGATCGCATGTACCCTCACGAGAACTGGCTGATCTCTTTCAGATTCCAGCATATCTTGGTAGGACTTGTCTTGCCTGGTCTAATAATTCTGACTTGCTACTGTATTATCATATCGAAGCTGTCACAATCCAAAGGCCACCAGAAGCGCAAAGCCTTGAAGACCACGGTTATCCTCATCCTCGCCTTCTTCGCCTGCTGGCTGCCATATTATATCGGCATCAGCATCGACACCTTCATCTTGCTGGGAGTCATCAGACACCGCTGCAGCTTGGAGACCATAGTGCACAAATGGATCTCCATTACAGAAGCCCTGGCGTTCTTCCACTGCTGCCTGAATCCAATTCTGTATGCCTTCTTGGGTGCCAAGTTCAAAACATCAGCTCAAAATGCCTTGACATCAGTTAGCAGAGGATCAAGCCTCAAGATTCTTTCAAAAGGCAAACGAGCAGGACATTCTTCTGTTTCTACAGAGTCGGAGTCTTCAAGTTTCCATTCCAGCTAA